One window from the genome of Anopheles merus strain MAF chromosome 3R, AmerM5.1, whole genome shotgun sequence encodes:
- the LOC121597169 gene encoding uncharacterized protein LOC121597169: protein MKSIIVLLAIAGIAAAGRPDTEKVIQTFKEIAPLYKPSIQKAQIIINAIKANATNQLAELHLTIIGKKEQYVQQVIGREEYILQQIGAQRKADQVCMGFVRMSSEMTVNLAGVSFTNCINAADDAIKTKLEEYYSYLGDYEQQLSLLRLLDVFRGENVFHSPQPILARLNEKMEVLRNSSSLITDVEVQFMIDQVTQDMVGIQDAYGICMENAYALLGQGLNMCELQLTMICGAALTCEIGKGMGNLCTSQ, encoded by the coding sequence ATGAAGAGCATCATCGTGCTACTGGCCATTGCTGGTATCGCTGCCGCCGGTCGCCCGGACACGGAAAAGGTCATCCAGACGTTTAAGGAGATCGCTCCATTGTACAAACCTTCTATACAGAAAGCGCAAATCATCATCAATGCGATCAAAGCCAACGCGACCAACCAGCTGGCTGAGCTTCATTTAACCATTATCGGCAAAAAGGAGCAATACGTACAGCAGGTAATTGGGCGCGAGGAATACATCCTGCAGCAAATTGGAGCGCAACGTAAAGCAGACCAGGTGTGTATGGGCTTCGTCCGTATGAGTAGTGAGATGACCGTCAACCTAGCCGGTGTGTCATTTACCAACTGCATCAATGCTGCGGATGATGCGATCAAAACCAAGCTGGAAGAGTACTACTCATATCTGGGCGATTACGAACAGCAATTGTCGCTGCTACGCCTGCTAGACGTGTTCCGGGGCGAGAATGTCTTCCACAGCCCACAGCCAATCCTTGCGCGATTGAACGAGAAAATGGAAGTACTGCGTAATAGTAGCAGCCTGATCACGGACGTCGAGGTGCAGTTCATGATCGACCAGGTGACCCAGGATATGGTGGGAATCCAGGATGCTTACGGCATATGTATGGAAAATGCATACGCTTTGCTGGGTCAGGGATTAAACATGTGTGAGTTGCAGCTGACGATGATATGTGGCGCAGCACTGACATGCGAGATTGGCAAAGGAATGGGCAATTTGTGCACAAGTCAGTAA
- the LOC121597171 gene encoding uncharacterized protein LOC121597171, protein MKGLLLLAALLSVAILATVADRADTINLFNQLKRVKKGRMLGSDEDFVSLVQSQLLLAEEEYVRSSINGESSILQELSTAEAQASGPNCVDFIRQKTALMLNLAGVSYASCLSRVDDAFFEKLYDVTNGVVSREQYDQANMLNAFRGENIFVDMERIRGKLQERMRATFKLPTLTAESLQEIRSELGEVKEQFSECMKVARATLDTSLEGTSKQYKHVCAKKLE, encoded by the exons ATGAAGGGACTGCTTCTTCTAGCAGCCTTGTTGTCGGTAGCCATATTG GCCACCGTTGCTGATCGGGCAGACACGATCAATCTGTTCAACCAGTTAAAGCGCGTCAAGAAGGGTCGCATGCTTGGTTCTGATGAGGACTTTGTATCGCTCGTCCAGTCACAGCTATTGCTGGCCGAAGAAGAGTACGTCCGCTCGTCCATAAATGGGGAGTCGTCGATTCTGCAGGAACTGTCCACCGCGGAAGCGCAGGCAAGTGGTCCGAACTGTGTAGACTTTATCCGCCAGAAGACGGCACTAATGCTGAATCTAGCTGGTGTATCGTATGCGTCCTGCCTGAGCCGTGTCGATGATGCGTTTTTTGAAAAGCTGTACGATGTAACGAATGGTGTGGTATCGCGCGAACAGTACGATCAGGCCAACATGCTTAACGCTTTCCGGGGTGAGAACATCTTTGTGGACATGGAACGTATTCGGGGCAAGCTGCAGGAGCGAATGCGTGCCACGTTCAAGCTGCCGACGTTGACTGCGGAATCGTTGCAGGAAATTCGCAGTGAGCTGGGTGAGGTGAAAGAACAGTTTTCAGAGTGCATGAAGGTGGCACGGGCCACACTGGATACTTCGCTCGAAGGCACTTCGAAGCAGTACAAGCATGTGTGTGCGAAAAAGCTGGAGTAA
- the LOC121597170 gene encoding uncharacterized protein LOC121597170, translated as MKLLVCVYVLALAGGSYAGRPGAQEVIDKFRAIVPSYLSAVSEDQQQLLTLERQGTDAIAQFHTDMMLAKETFVMSVTSQEDALIELMNAQNRSVVDGQCMQFVSTALNQTVNVIGVAYTTCINAADEALSANISSYYGTIGELEQSVVDGRLLDVFRGDNVFYTPDRIVAKLRQKESELKANNSSTAIGEMREEVAAFQADLAKIRGTYIGCMTVAEVSFRSYIELARSQLLMICGALF; from the coding sequence ATGAAATTACTCGTTTGTGTTTATGTACTCGCACTTGCCGGGGGGAGCTATGCTGGCCGTCCCGGTGCCCAGGAAGTAATCGATAAGTTCCGGGCCATCGTCCCCAGCTACCTGTCAGCGGTGAGCGAagatcagcagcagctgctcacATTAGAGCGACAAGGAACGGACGCCATCGCCCAGTTTCACACTGACATGATGCTGGCAAAGGAAACATTCGTAATGTCCGTCACAAGCCAGGAAGATGCGCTGATCGAGCTGATGAACGCACAGAACCGCTCGGTTGTGGATGGCCAGTGCATGCAGTTCGTCTCGACGGCACTCAACCAAACGGTCAACGTGATCGGTGTGGCATACACGACGTGTATTAATGCGGCCGACGAAGCGTTGAGCGCTAACATTTCCTCCTACTACGGTACGATCGGTGAGCTGGAGCAATCGGTCGTCGATGGACGTTTGCTGGACGTGTTTCGGGGTGATAACGTGTTCTACACGCCTGACAGAATAGTGGCAAAGCTGCGCCAGAAGGAAAGCGAGCTTAAGGCAAACAACAGTTCAACTGCGATCGGTGAAATGCGCGAGGAGGTAGCAGCATTCCAAGCCGACCTGGCCAAGATCCGCGGCACTTACATTGGCTGCATGACGGTGGCCGAAGTATCCTTTCGCTCGTACATCGAGCTGGCTCGCTCGCAGCTGTTAATGATTTGTGGTGCATTGTTTTAA